One genomic segment of Fusobacterium nucleatum includes these proteins:
- the nikB gene encoding nickel ABC transporter permease: MVKNHFINRILQILVVLFGISFFTFSLTYLSPGDPAEIMLTECGNIPTPELVEQTRAELGLDKPFAEQYFRWASNVAHGEFGKSYSLRVPVLSKIKTAFMPTLKLSLLSLTFMIIISLPLGILAALKVNKWQDYFVRAISFTGLSIPSFWLGLIFLSIFGVMLHWVTVSGGKADFKSLVLPAFTLGFAMSAKYIRQVRHTVLEELNKDYVVGARMRGIKESTILIKHVLPNALIPLITLLGLSLGSLLGGTAVIEIIYNFPGMGNLAIKAISYRDYPLVQAYVLLIALIYLVINLIVDFSYKLLDKRVEGAN; the protein is encoded by the coding sequence ATGGTCAAAAATCATTTTATTAACAGAATTTTACAAATTTTAGTAGTTCTTTTTGGAATAAGTTTTTTTACTTTTAGTTTAACTTATTTATCCCCAGGTGATCCTGCTGAGATTATGTTAACTGAGTGTGGAAATATTCCTACACCAGAGTTAGTTGAACAGACAAGGGCAGAACTTGGTTTGGATAAACCTTTTGCTGAGCAATATTTTAGATGGGCATCAAATGTTGCTCATGGAGAGTTTGGAAAATCTTATTCTTTAAGAGTTCCTGTTCTAAGTAAAATAAAAACTGCTTTTATGCCAACATTAAAGCTTTCACTATTATCACTTACATTTATGATAATAATTTCTCTACCGTTAGGTATTCTTGCTGCTTTAAAAGTTAATAAATGGCAGGATTATTTTGTAAGAGCAATAAGTTTTACTGGGCTTTCTATTCCTAGCTTTTGGTTAGGATTAATATTTTTAAGTATTTTTGGTGTAATGCTCCATTGGGTAACTGTTTCAGGTGGTAAGGCTGATTTTAAATCATTAGTATTACCTGCCTTTACACTTGGATTTGCAATGTCAGCAAAATATATAAGACAAGTTAGACATACTGTTTTAGAAGAATTGAATAAAGATTATGTTGTAGGGGCTAGAATGAGGGGTATAAAGGAAAGTACAATACTTATAAAACATGTACTTCCAAATGCTTTAATACCATTAATTACTTTATTAGGTTTATCTCTTGGTAGTTTATTAGGTGGAACAGCTGTTATAGAAATAATTTATAACTTCCCTGGAATGGGAAACTTAGCTATAAAAGCTATATCTTATAGAGATTATCCTTTGGTTCAAGCTTATGTACTGCTTATTGCACTTATTTATTTAGTAATAAATCTTATAGTTGATTTTTCATATAAACTTTTAGATAAGAGAGTTGAGGGGGCAAATTAA
- a CDS encoding ABC transporter substrate-binding protein — MKIFSKKSFAFLMAILMMFTLVACGGDKKEETSATGTTNANGELVIGVTSFADTLEPTEQYFSWVITRYGVGENLVRFDENGELEPSLAEEWKVSDDKLTWEFKIRDGVKFSNGNPLTAEAVKSSFERTFKKSKRAEGFFKPTSIVADGQTLKITTEKPVAILPQCLADPLFLIIDTSDNVEEYTTNAPICTGPYVFKEFVPTEYAIVERNENYWGGKPGLAKVTFKCINDQSTRALSLKSGEIGAAYNLKIENKADFEGQNDINIQELKSLRSTYAFMNQNGVLKDIALRQALLRALDKKVYCENLLGGAATPGKAPIPPTLDFGFDKLVDENAYNPESAKEILAKAGYKDVDGDGFIEKPDGSKLDLNFVIYTSREELKVYAQAAQANLKDVGIKVTLKTVSYETLLDMRDSGNFDLLIWNVLAANTGDPEKYLYENWDSESASNQAGYKNAKVDELLDKLNVEFDPEKRKELVIEIQQLIMNDAATVFFGYETTFLFSNKKVQNLKMFPMDYYWLTKDVTVAE, encoded by the coding sequence ATGAAAATTTTTTCAAAGAAAAGTTTTGCTTTTCTAATGGCAATTTTAATGATGTTTACTTTGGTAGCTTGTGGAGGAGATAAAAAAGAAGAAACTTCTGCAACAGGGACAACAAATGCTAATGGAGAACTAGTGATAGGTGTTACAAGTTTTGCAGATACTCTTGAACCTACTGAACAATATTTTAGTTGGGTTATAACTCGTTATGGTGTTGGAGAAAACTTAGTTCGTTTTGATGAAAACGGAGAATTAGAACCATCACTTGCAGAAGAATGGAAAGTTAGTGATGATAAATTAACTTGGGAATTTAAAATCAGAGATGGAGTTAAATTCTCTAATGGTAATCCTTTAACAGCTGAAGCAGTAAAATCTTCTTTTGAAAGAACATTTAAAAAGAGTAAAAGAGCAGAAGGATTTTTCAAACCTACTTCAATAGTTGCTGATGGTCAAACTTTAAAAATAACTACTGAAAAACCAGTTGCTATTTTACCTCAATGTTTAGCAGACCCTCTATTCCTAATAATAGATACTTCTGATAATGTTGAAGAATATACAACAAATGCTCCTATTTGTACAGGTCCTTATGTATTTAAAGAATTTGTACCTACTGAATATGCAATAGTAGAAAGAAATGAAAATTATTGGGGTGGAAAACCTGGTCTTGCAAAAGTTACTTTTAAATGTATCAATGACCAAAGTACTCGTGCTTTATCTTTAAAAAGTGGTGAAATTGGAGCTGCTTACAATTTAAAGATTGAAAACAAGGCTGACTTTGAAGGTCAAAATGATATAAATATTCAAGAATTAAAATCACTTAGATCTACTTATGCTTTTATGAATCAAAATGGGGTTTTAAAGGATATTGCACTTCGTCAAGCATTACTTAGAGCTTTGGATAAAAAAGTATATTGCGAAAATCTATTAGGTGGAGCAGCTACTCCTGGTAAAGCACCTATTCCTCCAACATTAGATTTTGGATTTGATAAACTTGTTGATGAAAATGCTTATAATCCTGAAAGTGCAAAAGAAATATTAGCAAAAGCTGGATATAAAGATGTAGATGGTGATGGATTTATTGAAAAACCAGATGGTTCTAAACTTGATTTAAACTTTGTAATCTATACAAGTAGAGAAGAATTAAAAGTTTATGCACAAGCTGCTCAAGCTAACTTAAAAGATGTTGGTATTAAAGTTACTTTAAAAACTGTTAGTTATGAAACTCTTCTAGATATGAGAGATTCTGGAAACTTTGATTTGTTGATTTGGAATGTACTTGCTGCTAATACAGGAGATCCTGAAAAATATCTATATGAAAACTGGGATAGTGAATCTGCATCTAACCAAGCAGGATATAAGAATGCAAAAGTTGATGAATTACTAGATAAATTAAATGTAGAATTTGATCCAGAAAAGAGAAAAGAATTAGTAATAGAAATTCAACAATTAATAATGAATGATGCTGCAACAGTGTTCTTTGGATATGAAACTACTTTCTTATTCTCTAATAAAAAAGTACAAAATCTAAAAATGTTCCCAATGGATTACTATTGGTTAACAAAAGATGTTACAGTTGCTGAATAG
- the nikC gene encoding nickel transporter permease, whose product MKVTKFIKLHKQLVFFLIMALLIILVAIFAKQIAPRDPLIAIMEKPLRAPDKINLLGTDTLGRDILSRIIYGARYSLFMTLMLVAVVFTLGTTLGLLAGYFGGIVDTIIMRLADMMVSFPGIILAIAIAGLLGPSMTNAIIAISAVTWPKYARLSRSMVLKIKKELYVEAARLTGSRDKDILFKYILPNMITLMLVTAISDIGALMLEISALSFLGFGAQPPIPEWGSMLNEGRTYLAKAPWLMLYPGMAIVIVVVVFNMLGDNIKDLIDIKEEDF is encoded by the coding sequence TTGAAAGTAACAAAATTTATAAAATTACATAAACAACTTGTATTTTTTCTTATAATGGCATTGCTTATTATATTAGTTGCTATTTTTGCAAAACAAATTGCTCCTAGAGATCCTTTGATTGCTATAATGGAAAAACCTTTGCGTGCTCCTGATAAAATAAACTTATTAGGAACTGATACACTAGGAAGAGATATTTTATCTCGTATTATTTATGGAGCTAGATATTCACTTTTTATGACATTAATGCTTGTTGCTGTTGTTTTTACTCTTGGAACTACTTTGGGGCTTTTAGCAGGATACTTTGGTGGAATTGTTGATACTATTATAATGAGACTTGCTGATATGATGGTATCTTTCCCAGGTATTATTCTTGCAATAGCTATTGCTGGACTTTTAGGTCCCAGTATGACAAATGCAATAATTGCAATTTCGGCAGTTACTTGGCCTAAATATGCAAGACTTTCAAGAAGTATGGTTTTAAAAATAAAAAAAGAATTATATGTTGAAGCTGCAAGGCTTACTGGAAGTAGAGATAAAGATATTTTATTCAAATATATTTTACCAAATATGATTACTCTTATGTTAGTAACTGCAATTTCAGATATAGGAGCATTGATGCTTGAAATTTCTGCATTATCATTTTTAGGCTTTGGAGCTCAACCTCCTATTCCAGAATGGGGTTCGATGTTAAATGAAGGAAGAACATATCTTGCAAAAGCTCCTTGGCTTATGTTATATCCTGGAATGGCAATAGTTATAGTTGTGGTTGTCTTTAATATGCTTGGAGATAATATTAAAGATTTAATTGATATTAAGGAAGAAGATTTTTAA
- a CDS encoding ABC transporter substrate-binding protein, giving the protein MKKVFLLIFLIENLVFAKTPQRAVSISHFTTEILLSIGAENQMVGTAYLDTPILPELKDRFEKIPILSDKFPTKELFYSVRPDFVTGWEGLVKSRNLGPKKELEENGVQVYIFKSLNDERIEVLYSDILELGKIFKLEKNARELVEKIKKELSEIEKKVPKQKKKVLVCDPGDDQPFVLGGKGIGNYIIELAGAENVTAEINKAWGYSTWEKIIVSNPEYILIPDYEGRDYEEKVKYLKNESPIKDLKAIKENKIIKIDLAGISPGVRISTEAKKIAEKLHGIKF; this is encoded by the coding sequence ATGAAAAAAGTTTTTCTATTAATTTTTTTAATTGAAAATTTAGTTTTTGCTAAAACTCCACAGAGAGCAGTTTCTATATCACATTTTACAACAGAAATTTTACTTTCAATAGGTGCGGAAAATCAAATGGTTGGAACAGCATATTTAGACACGCCTATTTTACCTGAATTAAAGGATAGATTTGAGAAAATACCTATTTTATCGGATAAGTTTCCAACAAAAGAACTATTTTATTCGGTAAGACCTGATTTTGTAACAGGGTGGGAAGGATTAGTAAAATCTAGAAATCTAGGTCCTAAAAAGGAATTAGAGGAAAATGGAGTTCAAGTATATATTTTTAAATCACTAAATGATGAAAGAATAGAAGTTTTATATAGTGATATTTTAGAACTTGGTAAGATTTTTAAATTAGAAAAAAATGCAAGAGAGCTAGTTGAGAAGATAAAAAAAGAATTAAGTGAAATTGAAAAAAAAGTTCCTAAACAAAAGAAAAAAGTTCTTGTTTGTGATCCTGGAGATGATCAACCTTTTGTTTTAGGAGGAAAAGGGATAGGAAACTATATAATTGAATTAGCAGGGGCTGAAAATGTTACTGCTGAAATAAATAAGGCATGGGGCTATTCAACTTGGGAAAAAATTATAGTTTCTAATCCTGAATATATATTAATTCCTGACTATGAAGGAAGAGATTATGAAGAAAAGGTGAAATATTTAAAAAATGAATCCCCTATAAAAGATTTAAAAGCTATTAAAGAGAATAAAATTATAAAAATTGATTTAGCTGGAATTTCCCCAGGGGTAAGGATATCTACAGAAGCAAAGAAGATAGCAGAAAAATTACATGGAATAAAGTTTTAA